In Desulfomonilia bacterium, a single genomic region encodes these proteins:
- a CDS encoding corrinoid protein: MKLLERLSSAVYTGDMDMAAELTENAIKEGISASDILENGLVSAMQEIGDKYKKGEIFVPEMLIAARAMNKALSILEPEMVKVGVESKGTFIIGAVKGDLHDIGKNLVGIMFKGAGFKVIDLGTDVSLERFVHAAKEHNPDIIGISSLLTTTMSYMKTIIDGLRSEGIPAKVIVGGAPVNKEFAISINADGYAENAAEAADLGRTLMGM, from the coding sequence ATGAAATTGTTGGAGAGACTTTCCAGTGCGGTCTATACCGGTGATATGGATATGGCGGCGGAACTGACGGAAAACGCCATCAAGGAAGGGATAAGCGCGTCGGATATCCTTGAGAACGGACTTGTTTCAGCCATGCAGGAAATAGGCGATAAATACAAAAAAGGCGAAATATTCGTGCCTGAAATGCTCATTGCGGCACGTGCCATGAACAAAGCCCTGAGCATACTGGAACCCGAAATGGTCAAAGTCGGAGTCGAATCCAAAGGCACTTTTATTATTGGCGCTGTAAAGGGAGACCTGCATGACATAGGCAAGAACCTGGTCGGGATAATGTTCAAGGGCGCCGGATTCAAAGTGATTGATCTGGGTACTGATGTCAGTCTGGAAAGATTTGTCCATGCAGCAAAAGAGCATAATCCCGATATAATCGGCATATCATCCCTGCTGACTACGACAATGTCCTATATGAAGACCATCATCGATGGGCTGCGTTCTGAAGGCATACCTGCAAAAGTTATTGTAGGAGGGGCCCCTGTCAATAAAGAGTTCGCCATCAGCATAAATGCAGACGGTTATGCCGAGAATGCCGCGGAAGCGGCCGATCTTGGGAGAACCCTGATGGGTATGTGA
- a CDS encoding aldose epimerase family protein — MKIEQLEFGRLSDGKEASLWHLSAGDIEVKLTDFGATIVSVICPDTAGIMADVVLGYDTAEEYLNDSIYAGSTIGRVANRIDKGRFTLNGRVYELARNAGDSHLHGGLKGFNKVLWKAREVELENGLSLEMTYLSPDNEEGYPGNLLVRVVFSLKNDNALRIDYFAQTDKKTVVNLTNHSYFNLAGSGDILDHELWLNSEYFLPVNKSLVPIGAELSVKNTPMDFQIQTRIGDRINENYQQLMLAGGYDHNYVISGDTGKFRKAAIVREPKSGRVLEVFTTQPGMQFYSGNFLDGSVKGKSGAVYQKRGGFCLETQHYPDSPNHPDFPTIELYPGRIYREATIFKFGRG, encoded by the coding sequence ATGAAGATTGAACAACTTGAATTCGGCCGGCTGTCCGATGGCAAGGAAGCTAGTCTCTGGCATCTTTCTGCAGGGGATATCGAGGTCAAACTGACAGATTTCGGCGCGACAATAGTATCTGTAATCTGTCCCGATACAGCTGGGATAATGGCCGATGTGGTTCTCGGCTATGATACCGCCGAGGAATACCTTAACGACAGTATATATGCAGGGTCAACAATCGGCAGGGTAGCCAACCGGATTGACAAGGGCAGATTCACCCTTAACGGCAGGGTTTACGAACTTGCCAGAAATGCTGGAGATTCGCATCTTCATGGCGGGTTGAAAGGTTTCAACAAGGTTTTGTGGAAGGCCAGAGAGGTTGAGCTCGAAAACGGCCTAAGTCTTGAAATGACATATTTAAGCCCTGATAATGAAGAAGGCTATCCCGGCAATCTCCTGGTCAGAGTGGTTTTTTCATTGAAAAATGATAATGCCCTGAGAATCGACTACTTTGCACAGACCGATAAAAAAACGGTTGTCAACCTTACAAACCATTCGTATTTCAATCTGGCAGGTTCGGGCGACATACTTGATCATGAACTGTGGCTCAACTCGGAATACTTCCTTCCCGTTAACAAAAGTCTTGTACCCATCGGCGCCGAGCTTTCAGTAAAAAATACGCCGATGGACTTTCAGATTCAAACAAGGATAGGCGACAGGATAAACGAAAACTATCAACAGCTGATGCTTGCCGGGGGGTACGATCACAACTATGTCATCTCGGGTGATACGGGAAAATTCAGAAAGGCAGCCATTGTCAGAGAACCTAAAAGCGGAAGGGTTCTGGAGGTGTTTACCACTCAGCCGGGCATGCAATTCTATTCGGGCAATTTTCTCGATGGAAGCGTGAAGGGAAAATCCGGTGCCGTTTATCAGAAGAGGGGCGGCTTCTGCCTGGAGACGCAGCATTATCCTGACTCGCCTAATCATCCTGATTTCCCGACTATTGAACTCTATCCGGGAAGAATTTACAGAGAGGCTACAATCTTCAAATTCGGCAGGGGCTGA
- a CDS encoding type II toxin-antitoxin system RelE/ParE family toxin — MIKSFKCRNTQLIFEGKCPKQFKAFKSTAERKLQLLDSAMTIEDLKSPPGNRLEQLKGNRTGQWSIRINDQFRLCFQFENGEVSQVEIVDYH; from the coding sequence ATGATCAAATCCTTCAAATGCAGAAATACTCAGTTAATATTTGAAGGTAAATGTCCGAAACAATTTAAGGCATTTAAGTCAACGGCAGAACGTAAATTGCAATTGTTGGATTCTGCAATGACGATTGAGGATTTGAAAAGTCCGCCCGGCAACCGGCTCGAACAGTTAAAGGGAAACAGGACAGGTCAATGGAGCATCAGGATAAATGATCAATTCAGACTGTGTTTTCAATTCGAAAATGGCGAAGTAAGTCAAGTGGAAATAGTGGATTATCACTAA
- a CDS encoding HigA family addiction module antitoxin: protein MEIKNKMRPIHPGEILREEYLIPLEMTAHALALELKVPAPRINDIVRERRSITPDTALRLSRYFNTSPEFWLNLQTVYNLKIARKELGSKINKEVQIRKAA, encoded by the coding sequence ATGGAAATAAAAAACAAAATGCGTCCGATTCACCCCGGAGAAATACTGAGAGAGGAATATCTCATTCCGCTTGAGATGACCGCGCATGCCCTTGCACTTGAATTGAAGGTTCCTGCACCGCGCATCAATGATATTGTCAGAGAACGCCGATCAATAACCCCGGACACTGCACTCAGGCTCAGCCGCTACTTTAACACCTCACCTGAATTCTGGCTTAACCTTCAGACCGTTTACAATCTGAAAATCGCCAGAAAAGAGCTGGGTTCTAAGATTAACAAGGAAGTACAGATTCGCAAGGCGGCATGA
- a CDS encoding porin family protein has protein sequence MRKLLIFIPVAIIMFIPGISIAAEPDDYINLKAGWFWPNTSSKGLKDFKQAPVYEFDYGRNFGRNFSLELGGTYYQTKSEDNSDYTVKFYGPLATLKGKIHPIDQVELYIGAGAGYYWSEVDNKDLNTKGSGIGWHAVLGGGYRIIDSLALGVEGKYSQTKLKSDDWTDNIDFGGISASLYLKYMF, from the coding sequence ATGAGAAAACTGCTCATTTTCATACCGGTTGCAATAATAATGTTCATTCCGGGAATTTCCATTGCTGCGGAGCCTGATGATTATATAAACCTCAAGGCGGGCTGGTTCTGGCCCAATACATCTTCCAAAGGGCTGAAGGACTTCAAGCAGGCGCCGGTTTACGAATTCGACTATGGCAGAAATTTCGGCAGAAATTTTTCTTTAGAGCTTGGCGGGACATATTATCAAACTAAAAGCGAAGACAACTCTGATTACACGGTAAAGTTCTATGGCCCCTTGGCAACCCTGAAAGGCAAAATACACCCGATAGATCAGGTTGAGCTCTACATAGGTGCCGGCGCCGGATATTACTGGAGCGAAGTGGATAATAAAGACCTCAATACCAAAGGCAGCGGCATCGGCTGGCATGCGGTGCTAGGCGGCGGATACAGGATAATTGACAGTCTGGCCCTGGGGGTTGAAGGAAAATACTCACAGACGAAACTAAAATCCGACGACTGGACCGACAATATCGACTTCGGCGGAATATCCGCCTCGCTTTACCTGAAGTATATGTTCTGA
- a CDS encoding class I SAM-dependent methyltransferase gives MDIPRIFNITESAHRIHNPFTSEKLATLGAALRLETGTRVLDLGSGSGEMLCTWARDHGITGTGIDMSRLFTEQAERRAVELGVADRVKFIHGDAAGYVSDEKVGVAACLGATWIGGGVAGTIELLARSLGPGGIILIGEPYWRQLPPTEDIAKGCLAHSISDFFILPELIASFGRLGYDVVEMVLADQDGWDRYEAAKWLTMRRWLEANPGDDMAKEVRDQLSSEPGRYVTYSREYLGWGVFALMPR, from the coding sequence ATGGACATTCCACGGATATTTAACATCACTGAAAGTGCTCACCGCATACATAACCCGTTCACGTCCGAAAAGCTCGCCACTCTCGGCGCGGCGCTGCGTCTGGAAACCGGGACCCGGGTGCTCGACCTCGGCAGCGGTTCGGGGGAGATGCTGTGCACCTGGGCGCGCGATCACGGCATTACCGGCACCGGCATCGATATGAGCCGGTTGTTTACAGAGCAGGCGGAACGCCGTGCTGTTGAACTCGGCGTCGCCGATAGAGTCAAGTTCATCCACGGCGATGCTGCGGGCTACGTCTCTGACGAAAAGGTCGGTGTGGCAGCCTGCCTCGGTGCCACCTGGATCGGTGGAGGTGTCGCAGGCACCATCGAACTTCTGGCGCGGAGCCTCGGCCCCGGAGGGATAATCCTCATCGGCGAACCCTACTGGCGGCAGTTGCCGCCGACCGAAGATATCGCCAAAGGGTGTCTTGCCCACTCAATCTCAGATTTTTTCATACTTCCGGAACTTATCGCGTCTTTCGGCCGGCTCGGCTACGATGTCGTTGAAATGGTTCTGGCTGACCAGGACGGCTGGGACAGATACGAGGCAGCCAAATGGCTCACCATGCGAAGGTGGCTTGAAGCCAATCCCGGCGACGATATGGCGAAAGAGGTCCGGGACCAACTTAGCTCGGAACCCGGGCGTTACGTGACTTACTCGCGTGAATACCTGGGCTGGGGTGTGTTCGCGCTGATGCCGCGGTGA
- the glyA gene encoding serine hydroxymethyltransferase, translating to MVKKRQDATIEKSHFENHENQINSNWEALEQNDPEVFQAILGEEQRERKGIELIPSENYTYPEVLAANGSIFTNKYSEGYPGKRYYGGQEFTDKIESLAIERAKKVFRCDHVNVQALSGSPMNQAVYLAFLKPGDTILGMDLSHGGHLTHGAPVSHMGKLFNFVRYKTDPENSGRIDFDLLMKTAMETKPKIVLCGYTSYPRDYNYEDFKRVADKVGAITMADISHIGGLIAGGVMKNPFDSGFDIVTTTTHKSLRGPRGALIMCRSEYANAIDKSVFPGLQGGPHMQTIAAIAVTLGKALSPQFKEYAAQILKNSRVLAETLMKNRVKLITNGTDNHMMVINAVKSFGIDGKEAEWLLDRISITTNKQIIPDDTNPPLKPSGIRLGTPAATTRGMKEPEMVQIGNWISRLLKNARDEELIRNMKQEIEEFCMKFPVPGLILA from the coding sequence ATGGTTAAAAAGAGACAAGACGCAACAATCGAAAAATCTCATTTTGAAAATCATGAAAATCAGATCAACAGCAACTGGGAGGCTCTTGAGCAAAACGATCCTGAAGTATTTCAGGCCATTCTGGGTGAAGAGCAAAGGGAACGAAAAGGGATTGAACTGATCCCGTCTGAAAACTACACCTATCCGGAAGTTCTGGCCGCCAACGGCTCCATATTCACGAACAAGTATTCCGAAGGATACCCGGGAAAGCGCTATTACGGCGGACAGGAATTTACGGATAAAATCGAGAGCCTGGCAATCGAGAGGGCAAAAAAGGTTTTCCGATGTGACCATGTAAACGTCCAGGCGCTCTCGGGCTCTCCCATGAACCAGGCTGTTTATCTGGCTTTTCTGAAGCCTGGCGACACAATCCTCGGCATGGACCTTTCCCATGGAGGGCACCTTACGCACGGCGCACCGGTATCCCATATGGGGAAGCTCTTCAATTTTGTCAGATATAAAACCGATCCCGAGAATTCGGGCAGGATCGATTTCGATCTTTTAATGAAAACAGCGATGGAAACGAAGCCGAAGATTGTGCTCTGCGGTTATACATCATACCCGAGAGACTATAACTATGAGGATTTCAAAAGGGTGGCAGATAAGGTCGGCGCAATCACCATGGCGGATATCTCCCACATCGGAGGGCTGATCGCAGGCGGGGTCATGAAAAACCCCTTTGACAGCGGATTCGATATCGTTACCACGACGACGCATAAAAGCCTCAGAGGCCCCAGAGGCGCCCTGATCATGTGTAGGTCCGAATACGCCAATGCAATAGATAAGTCCGTATTTCCGGGGCTCCAGGGCGGGCCTCACATGCAGACAATAGCAGCAATCGCCGTGACACTGGGCAAGGCTCTTTCCCCTCAATTCAAGGAATATGCTGCGCAGATTTTAAAGAATTCCAGGGTGCTTGCAGAAACGCTCATGAAGAACAGAGTAAAACTGATTACCAACGGCACGGATAATCACATGATGGTGATAAATGCGGTAAAGAGTTTCGGAATAGACGGGAAAGAGGCGGAATGGCTTCTCGACCGCATATCCATAACCACCAATAAACAGATTATTCCGGATGACACAAACCCGCCTCTTAAACCGAGCGGCATCCGCCTCGGAACGCCTGCCGCAACAACCCGCGGCATGAAAGAGCCGGAAATGGTTCAGATCGGTAACTGGATCAGCAGGCTTCTTAAAAATGCACGGGATGAAGAATTGATCCGCAATATGAAGCAGGAGATCGAAGAATTCTGCATGAAATTTCCGGTTCCAGGACTGATCCTTGCTTAG